TGTCTATATTATTGGAGAAAAAGAACCTTTTTCTGGAGTAATAAATTTTAGATATAAAAATGGACAGTTAAAAGAGAGAGAAACTTTTATTTATGGAATAAAAGAGGGAGCAAATATTAGATACTACGAAAGTGGTCAAATAAAGGAGTCGAATGATTTTATAAATGGAAAGTTAAATGGCGACTCTATTCAGTACTATGAAAATGGTCAAATGAAAGAATCGATAGTTTTTAAAGATGATAGAATAAATGGAGATTGGGTAAAATACTATGAAGATGGAGCTATAAAATCTAGAGGGTATTTTATAGATGGAAAATTAAATGGAAAAAAAATTAATTATTATCCAAATGGAAACATTATGGAAATAATAACTTTTAGAGATAATATA
This is a stretch of genomic DNA from Candidatus Fusobacterium pullicola. It encodes these proteins:
- a CDS encoding toxin-antitoxin system YwqK family antitoxin produces the protein MIREEEFYRKQMVNGVVYIIGEKEPFSGVINFRYKNGQLKERETFIYGIKEGANIRYYESGQIKESNDFINGKLNGDSIQYYENGQMKESIVFKDDRINGDWVKYYEDGAIKSRGYFIDGKLNGKKINYYPNGNIMEIITFRDNILHGDYISYSENGEIRINEHFINGLIEGENIYYYEDEEIKIREKNKK